From a region of the Myroides sp. JBRI-B21084 genome:
- a CDS encoding RHS repeat domain-containing protein: MRGSPRPKHTNKKWRQNNYYPFGLKHKGYNESADYSIINKYKYAYGGKELNNELGLDLYDFGARNYDAAIGRWLNVDPLAENSRRWTPYNYAYNNPIYFVDPDGMQSTVSNAVNNAVKENLTFNNGYYDINISEFGGAADHSGFYPNSEYKANQVTSSGGNTINNNSSNNQNSKKSNNELDKARGKEIWKKETAEQDNNYNFFYKEADSHLRKGAEYFNDGGANSNTIAINSHGNKNIIKYS; encoded by the coding sequence TTGCGAGGTTCGCCGAGACCAAAACATACAAATAAAAAGTGGAGGCAAAACAACTATTATCCGTTTGGGTTAAAACATAAAGGATACAATGAATCGGCAGATTACAGCATAATCAACAAATACAAATACGCTTATGGCGGTAAAGAATTAAACAACGAATTAGGATTAGATTTATATGATTTTGGCGCACGTAATTACGATGCTGCTATTGGGCGTTGGTTGAATGTTGATCCGCTAGCGGAAAATTCAAGACGTTGGACACCTTATAATTATGCCTATAATAACCCTATTTATTTTGTTGACCCTGATGGGATGCAAAGTACTGTTTCCAATGCTGTCAATAATGCTGTTAAAGAAAATCTTACTTTTAATAACGGATATTATGATATAAATATAAGTGAATTTGGTGGTGCAGCAGATCATAGCGGGTTTTATCCGAATTCGGAGTATAAAGCAAATCAGGTAACGTCTAGTGGAGGAAATACAATTAATAACAATAGTAGTAATAATCAAAATAGTAAAAAAAGTAATAATGAATTGGATAAAGCTAGAGGTAAAGAAATTTGGAAGAAAGAAACCGCTGAGCAAGATAATAATTATAACTTTTTTTACAAAGAAGCTGATAGTCATTTAAGAAAAGGTGCGGAATATTTTAATGATGGAGGGGCTAATAGTAATACTATAGCTATTAATTCACATGGTAATAAAAATATTATTAAGTACTCCTAA